One Populus nigra chromosome 16, ddPopNigr1.1, whole genome shotgun sequence genomic window, ttgaataaaaataatttatgagttttaatcaactttttttttaacatgtttaaagaataaaatcacctttattgaatttttctctctaaaatgAACCCACGGACACTAAGTTAGGCTATTTTTATGACCGACTAACAActttatctcttcttttttattttctagtaacTTTCACTCTCTTTCCTCAATATTGAGGGATTGAAATGAGATAGAAAAAGAAGTTTtaaacttaaatataaaatcttaaaatactggaatcaaatttgtatatttcaaaacttcaaagatgaaaatgaatttttccatgctttttttaaaaatagctcTATGTTTTACTATTcctattctttcaattttcttttaaaaagattaaattgtattttgtaaaatacTCTATGATACATCGGATATGTAAGAGAACATAACTAGGAACAGATATTAACACATTTAATCAAGGAATTAGAATTTgaaaggaagaaattgaaaagaaactaAGTGCAATgactaatatataaaaagtataaaatttaggGAGCATGAAAAAACTTGGTTATGAATTGTGACATGAGCATTAAAATATGAGAGGATCTACAGATTTTCAATGGTAAGATGCcagatgatttattttattctataatatttaaattttttgtcaGTTCTATTAGTTCTATTAGTAAGAAGCCAGATGACTTAGGTATATCTCTGTGTCACAATTCAAATAATTGTATAATACCTATAAATATAATGATTACTAAGCTGGTATCATTAATCACCATTCCGTATTTATATCAGTTTCTTAGCTTAAACCACATTAGAAGGCTTCAAAACAATTGAAGTTGCCACATCAAGCTTTTCTTTCTCCACAAGGATGACCAGAATAAGTACTCTTGGACTGTCAgaagtgtaaataaaaaaaaataaaaaaaaaaaaattccttgatGTGGTAGAGAGGATGTCAAGCTCCTCCAGAAGGCTTGCCTTACCTTCCTCTCCTCAACTCATCCCTTTATTTGAAGTCTAATTTATAATCCTGACATAAATTTACTAGACAACCTAAATGACAAATTGCACAACATATTTTCATATATGCCAACAATACAAAACTCAGTGACCATAGATGATCGTGAATAAAGACAAGTAAAGAGGGAGGCTTCCAGcggggaaaaaaagaacaaaaaagaagcaGCGGATAAGCAAAACGATAGGGAGCTCATGCATTCTGGATAGTCACCACAGTTACCATCTCTGCCTATAAACAACTCCAGTATCTAGCAGCCACAAAATAGCCTAAAATGAAGCACTTTTGCCAACCTTCCATTGTTCAAAATCTGCAGAACTTATCATGAAGGAACTGGCATTTCGATGCCCACCACCACCAAATTCCTGTAATTGAGCCATAAAATACATTTCAGCACTTTGAACAAACACGAGTAAATAATACCCTGTTtgttaggaagaaaaaaacaggagAGAGCAGAATCACTAGAAAAATGACCTCTGAGATGGGTGTTGTGTCTTCGCTATCGACACTCCTAAGGCTGATTTTCAGCATCTCATCATTTTCAAGCTCTGGTACTCTATATACAATGGCTCCAATTCCCctacacaagaaaagaaaggcaCGATGAAGTGTAAAATAAAAGATGCACAAATTTGGCACCTTGCTTGACAAAGCTGGACTGCTTCCACAGTCCAACAagttttcatcaaatatttgcACATACAAGCTTGCAGgtttcttgatttgattttaagcCTGCTAACTAGTCTCTGTGTCAACTGTCAAGTTTTCTCGAACTTGGTAGCCGTTGAATGTCATCATTGAAGTTGTAACCACACATAGTAATCAGCAAGGAGCCCAATATAAAAAATGCTTCTTTTTGTCATCATGGCAAGGGttactttttgttgttttgatgagATAACACCAGGTACTGGAGGCTGTTCAGCCTCTGTTGGGGGCATGAGTTTTGGGTTTCTTAAGGGTAATTACAACATAGGATATCCAACACTCCTAAATCATTACAATGTGATAGAAATATCATTTTCCCAGCATCCatgatattttcaataaaaggGTATCTTACCTTTCTGTTTTACCCTCTCTTTATAAtagagaaataaatttttatcatataggaGAACAGAAAATGACATGTTCTGAAGTCTGAACCTTACATCAATGCATACAATGATCATGCAAGGATTTCCAGGCAAAACATTGCATGTTTTACAATGGGAGTATGGGACTACTTGTACGGTTTGAATAAGTATTTTAAGCCTACTTGGGATTCAGGGGTATTAAAGATCTATAAATATGCATGCaatctatgttttttgttttttgttcattttttctaGAACATAAAGAAGAtgaataagaatttatttgttaTGCTTtaatgctttctttctttcaaggaGTGATTTATTAACCCTGTCATTGTGGCTCTAGTAGTTagttgattttgtttaattcttaaattttaaatctcaatttcaattcCTAAATCCCCTAAATTTGAATCACCCAAGAATTCTCCTCTATCAACATGGACCAGATTTTCTTCAGAGAGATGAGTGCATCCAACATGTTTTGAAGTATTAAAAATGGAATAAAAGAATCCGGTGACTATTAAAACATGCATGCATCTCTGATGAAGAAATATACCTTATTTAGACTAAGCTTTTATAGATATTGAGTTCAATACTAAAGACATGGATGCTGTGAGGAAACATAGATAATGCTCTTCCAACCCTAAAGTTGTTTGGATTCTCTTATTCCTAAGGAATTGTAAAATAATGACAGTGAAACACCACAAACATGCATAATATAAAgcttttaattaaatgaaaacaaattgacaTGCAAGCGAACAGAATAAAAGGCAAAGAAATGCGGGTACAAATGAATTGCTTTGACTAATAACCATCACTAACCTCAACTTCAGATTACGACTCTTAGTAGCTAACTGGTGTCCTAATTCACTCCTTAACTCTGAAACTGAATCGGCATTAACAGCCTGAAAGTAGGATAATGAAATTAGAACTTCCTTTTCACTTTCTTTCCATTTCCAAGAACCATCAAAATGGAACTTAGAAGTGTGCAGAAAGAATTAGgacataaatacaaaataatgttATGTTCACTGTGGCCAAATTCCCATTACACAAGTTTTTTCCGTGGCTCATTTTATTTAAAGCCTAATAACCATATAAATAGAGAATAATCTTTGTTAAaaggaaaatcaatttttagaagTTTCATTAGGAAACTCAAAAACTTAATAACAGGGATTTGACATTGACTTCGCAGTACAAGGTAACACTGATTGCAACCTTAAAATAAAACTGAACCTAACTGAGTATTAACAGATTTTGGATAAATTCCAGGGATGAAAGTGGACTTGGCgattaaatgtttaaaataataagtatATTTTCTATATGCAGAACCAAACCAATAAAAGGAGTAATTGGGAAGAGTACCAGGCAACGTCCAAAGGCTCCACCTCCAAGTGCAATTTCATATGACTGATCAAGGGTGTCATCTATTAACTTTTGCTTGACTGATAAACTCACTATGCCTTGACTGATGACAGACTCCAGATTCAATGACAGCAACTGCagaattaaacaaaacatcACTGATTTACATCTCAAGAACAACTATAAAGTAACATAAGTGTTAATCATAAGAGGCAAATGCACGGCCCATGACGCGCGCGCACTATGTAACTGATTTATGTTGAACTTTCATTGCACAGAACAAGCAATGGAACTtcggtttttattttctaatgataattcaagaattatatatttaataaacagaaagaggagaagagaaatgggCACCTGGTCGAAAAAGGAGGGGTTCAATTGGGCATTGAATTCAAGGTTCAAATCTTTCAAACCACTACTAAAAGCTTTGCTATTTTCAAGTCTCCATCTCCAAAGATCCCCATCTTCTATATACTCAAATACCCGTCTAACACGATCAAATTCAGCGATTATCTCATCATAATTGTTCTTACCACTCTCTAAAAGCTTATGCTTGAAATAATCAAAAGCAATAGTAGCCCCACTCCTTTCCATATCTATAACTTTACTCACATTCTCTCCCTCAAAACTTCTACCACCTAACGCCTCCATTGCTGTTTTGTGATGATCCAATATAACCACCCTGAAGAacacaaaaacccaaaatccaAACATGAGCTCAATCTACCTAAGACCAAACCGAatcaataaattgattaatgCAAAGGACCCCATTATTAAAATTGGTTAGCAGACTCAGTCTATGTAAAATTACTCCATGAAacataaaaacacacaaaaaaaaaaaaaagactggcACCAAAAACAATCTAAGAAAAAAGAGGCTTTTAAGACCTGGGAACTTTGGAGGAGAGTTGTTGGACAAAACCAGAAGGCCCCACGAAATCAAGAAGGTAGACATGACTGAATTGATGGAGAGGAAGTTGGTCTGGCTTGATGGGGCTGTAGACAGTGTTTGGAAAGAAAATAGCGGGAAGAGAAGTGGCTTTGAAGTAAAGGTGAGCTGCTAATGCAGCAAAAGCACCATCTGGGCATGGATAGTGGTATAGTACTGCTgctgattttttaattgaattattgttGGCTACACTTAGAGAAGCCATGATGGCGGCCGCCACTTTGAGAAAGGTTTCAAGgtggttttcttggattttGAGGCTTCCAAACACTATTTCAAGGAGTTTAACGAGGGTTAGGCAGTCAATCCATCACTATTTTGATGGTTTAGAGAAAGTAAGGTTTTTGCTTTTTCACTGCTTAGATTTTTCGGTGATTTGAGAAATGGCAACTCACcatctttattttctatatattttagataatgAGAAGTACggtagattttgttttttaatgtatttaaatttttaaaaaaatattttttttttttttaatataaatatatcaaatacaataaaatttttaaaaaaatattaatttaaaacttttttaaaaaatttcacatATTAATCCCCTTAGTTatgatgaaaattttaatgtaatattcAATGTTATtccaatctatttatttttatattataattatcattattgcgaccaacttattttttatgttacagTTCTTATTATTGTGGCCAGCTTATCTTTTTACAATAATTAATCTCTATTCATACAACcaactttaatttatataatcagTCTCTCTATATACAActaactataatttatacaatttttcataatttatttcaagacTTACAAAAAAGCTTTAACATAAACATTTCTTTAAGTAAAAAAAGTAAGGTGGTGAGTATCTATCTAACACTTTAATAGTATGTATTCCCTCAACCGCTAACCCAATTTTAGATAATCCtcctaatttttcaagaaagcaTCCTAAAATTAGCGCTCAAATCATTTCAActcattgtttttaattatttaaacacATCATCATCCTTTTTCATACTActaatttgaatttcaaataaaatttcacaTTTTTCCATATATTTAACTTACATTTagcatataattttatatttcttatgatgaatccaacatatattttctcattttatcaaTTTGCATTTAACAATTTCACATTTCTTACCACTATTATGCatccaatatatattttatcattttacgaACTTGTCAAACAAGATCTATTTACATTACAAACTCCCAATCAATTTTTAAGCATAAACAACATCATTATAAACACCAAACATTTATACACTTTCATCAATtttcatacttttattttttcacatttaataaacataaaccAATACTCGAACAACTTATTCTATATGAATCACAATCAAGTATAACACACTACtattaaaacactaaaacttatataaattcatcaatttccatacttttattttctcacatttaacaaacataaacaAGTACCCAAACAACTTATTCTCCATAAATTGCAATCAAGCATAACACAATATTATCATCACACCAATCCCCAAGCACAACAACATCATTTAAAACACTAAGCATAAGACACTTACTTTAGCTTAAGCTTTATGTCAGTGGTTAGTTTTccttctcatgtttttttagtggATTATTTATTGTTTGTTCCTATTACAAGCAATGACTACAAATACTATCTTTGCTGGGTTTGTTTATGTGGGACTGCTCTTATTTTGTGAGAGGATTCCATTGTAGGTGAATTggagttttattttcttaatgcaTCCTTGTGAATTGTACTATTTAAAATGTTTGTAGTAAAAGTTCCTTCACTAGATTGTAATTcacatttttcttaaaatctttaggtttcataaatttttttgttttctaaacttatttaactttgttttggtTCTGTTGAGAAAAATAGTATCATGCACCCATGATGAACTTCATCTTGTATTTGCTTGAATGTTTGATGAACAACCCATGAAATATGATTAGGACccaatttttgttttggtggcTGAATGATCAAAATTCtaagaaatgaaaatcaaaattgaagacAATTTCAGAAGCCCTTATACTCTGTTTTTGTGTGTACCATTTGAGAGCTCATTTTGGGACCCCAACGGGTCTGATAGGCCCCGTTTTGATGAGAAAGGAGTTTATACCCTTTGCTTTGGGGGTTTTGCTTGAGAGTTATCAGTGCAGAGTGGAGACTCAACTTGTTAAAGTTCGCATGTTTCCGctgaacaaaaacaatttgggCATCTTTGAAGAAACAAACTTTGTTCTACTATTAATTGGTCGTGGTATCATCTAAAGAAACTGTTCATCTTTCAGAAACATCACAAGGAAGTCATGAAAAGAATTGTTTAACTTTCAGCAATGTCATAAGAAACATGTCTTGTTGAAAAGTATTGCAAGAAGCTCACCTAGGAAACGAGACCATTTATTTTCAATACCAATGCCTATTTCAATGCTGTAATTTGGGTTCATTTAATGCAGGGTTATCTTTTCGTGCTACAGAAGAGAGTTTGCGAAATGCTTTCCAAAATTTTGGCCAACTTGTAGATGGTGAGAACGGTGAACATTATGTTGCTTTTAGTTCATAGAGCTGTTTAAGCATTTTTAGCGTCTCTGGTATGTTCATTATGTGCTATCGGCTTCTAAACGTGTTCTCTCCTGATGTTAACAGTGAATTTGGTAATGGATAAAATAGCTAAAAGACCGAAAGGCTTTGCCTTCATCCGTTATGAGACTGAGGAAGAAGCTCAGAAGGCTATTGAGGGAATGCATGGCAAGGTATGTTCCACATATCATTTTCTAAGGAAACTGTAGCCATCCAACCTGATTCAATTTATATGATTCTTTTTGCATAGAAGATAATCATTTATGTCAAATACTAAGTAATATTACTTCCTTGGCCTATAGTTGTTTCTACAGCGAGATTTATGGTGTCCTGATCTACCAAAGAAGTCATGGACATGTGTACTGTGATGACTAACCAGAACAAGTACAGAAAGAAATAAGTTAGAGGGGAGTTTgtgaaagtttgataaagaAAACACATACACATGCCCACATGACTGTAATCAGGACATTCGATTTTGATACATCACTGAAGGTGATTAGGTTGACGTAGATGCCACAATTATCACCATCAGTAAGGAGCTACCACTTCCCTGAACTGCTTGTAACTTGTTGCCTTCTTTGTTATCAACATGGTCGCTTCCACGAGCAAGTCTTCTGTTTATGGGAACAACATTCTTTAGCAGTCCTTGGTCTCTCTGGTCTTCACTTTTTTTTGCTTCCTAGGACTAATGTCTTTTTTGCAAATTGTTCTTAAGCCATCCTCAGCTAGTGATTGTTATTATT contains:
- the LOC133675260 gene encoding uncharacterized protein LOC133675260, which translates into the protein MASLSVANNNSIKKSAAVLYHYPCPDGAFAALAAHLYFKATSLPAIFFPNTVYSPIKPDQLPLHQFSHVYLLDFVGPSGFVQQLSSKVPRVVILDHHKTAMEALGGRSFEGENVSKVIDMERSGATIAFDYFKHKLLESGKNNYDEIIAEFDRVRRVFEYIEDGDLWRWRLENSKAFSSGLKDLNLEFNAQLNPSFFDQLLSLNLESVISQGIVSLSVKQKLIDDTLDQSYEIALGGGAFGRCLAVNADSVSELRSELGHQLATKSRNLKLRGIGAIVYRVPELENDEMLKISLRSVDSEDTTPISEEFGGGGHRNASSFMISSADFEQWKVGKSASF